The Cloeon dipterum chromosome 3, ieCloDipt1.1, whole genome shotgun sequence genome includes a region encoding these proteins:
- the LOC135941278 gene encoding uncharacterized MFS-type transporter C09D4.1-like → MAAQVEEQQQPKDLEEGKPPSGRGWREGAARWAVLLAVTGLVASVAAQEFTVQQHYNAFGNLAAIREDAAAANQTIPYKDLAIFVTKWALPPYVASLVALVAVLPILWIIEIKGVRVVVLALGLAASAGVLLKVAANFLDLSNLTIHTGQTLINLSRFALLPVSHRLCVAWFGPKCISLICSVVFFCDTVTCQLIFYSLNYLPFPKFGILLGFMTPHLMLWTYDNNFSQFTTHIVYPFLFMSMLPIAFSLGAFFINGEPKEAPSAAEKMRRNLEKPDRSFVGFVKRLHALFAGDTNLLMNAIGFGIAYGIVMMMFHPIRLTVLFKIHEHSEDLDLPVSVVIAACGCLGAVVSGLVLDYTRRHQLLGQCSYSGLFAFHIALVISVYSRSEFFIFFSYGSVRSFFFSAYVPAALEYAAERSYPGLESSTSGVMLATGYLVAGVFTACFGTHFADHNDATLTGYIASALLLVGLVFSAGIEESFLRRHRADRQNSD, encoded by the exons ATGGCGGCTCAGGTTgaggagcagcagcaaccaAAGGACTTGGAGGAGGGAAAACCCCCGTCAGGTCGGGGGTGGCGGGAGGGTGCGGCGCGTTGGGCAGTGCTGCTGGCCGTGACGGGTCTGGTGGCGAGCGTGGCGGCGCAGGAGTTCACCGTGCAGCAGCACTACAACGCGTTCGGCAACCTGGCCGCCATCAGGGAagacgctgccgccgccaacCAGACCATCCCGTACAAAGACCTGGCCATTTTCGTCACCAAGTGGGCCCTGCCGCCCTACGTTGCCTCCCTCGTCGCCCTCGTTGCTGTCCTGCCTATCCTCTGGATCATCGAGATAAAG ggCGTGAGGGTGGTTGTTCTGGCTCTGGGCCTTGCAGCCTCGGCAGGCGTGTTACTGAAGGTGGCTGCGAACTTTCTGGACCTATCCAACCTGACTATCCACACGGGTCAAACGCTGATCAACCTGAGCCGCTTTGCCCTGCTGCCCGTTTCTCACAGGCTCTGCGTCGCCTGGTTCGGACCGAAATGCATCTCGCTCATCTGCTCTGTCGTCTTCTTCTGCGACACCGTAActtgtcaattaattttttattctttaaattatttacctttTCCCAAGTTTGGAATTTTACTCGGCTTCATGACGCCGCACCTGATGCTGTGGACGTACGACAACAACTTTTCGCAATTCACGACCCACATCGTGTATCCGTTCCTTTTCATGTCGATGCTGCCGATTGCCTTCTCCCTCGGCGCCTTTT TCATCAACGGTGAGCCAAAAGAAGCGCCGAGTGCCGCGGAGAAGATGCGCCGCAATTTGGAGAAGCCAGACCGGTCGTTTGTGGGTTTTGTCAAGCGCCTGCACGCGCTCTTTGCGGGCGACACCAACCTGCTGATGAATGCAATCGGCTTCGGAATTGCCTATGGCATCGTCATGATGATGTTTCACCCCATCAG GCTGACGGTGCTGTTCAAGATCCACGAGCACTCTGAGGACCTGGACCTGCCGGTGTCGGTGGTGATCGCGGCGTGCGGCTGCCTGGGCGCCGTTGTGTCCGGACTGGTGCTCGACTACACGCGGCGCCACCAGCTGCTCGGACAGTGCTCCTACTCGGGCCTGTTCGCCTTCCACATCGCCCTCGTCATCAGCGTCTACTCCCGATCAGAGTTCTTCATCTTCTTTTCCTACGGCAGTGTCAG GAG ttttttcttctctgcTTACGTGCCGGCGGCGTTGGAGTACGCGGCGGAACGGAGCTACCCTGGTTTGGAGAGCAGCACGAGCGGCGTGATGCTGGCGACGGGATACCTGGTGGCCGGCGTGTTCACCGCTTGCTTCGGCACGCATTTTGCCGACCACAACGACGCCACGCTGACCGGCTACATCGCCTCGGCCCTGCTGCTCGTCGGGCTTGTCTTCTCCGCCGGCATCGAAGAATCCTTCCTCAGGAGACACCGCGCCGACCGCCAGAACTCGGATTGA
- the LOC135940153 gene encoding uncharacterized protein LOC135940153: MQPFATWITICCCAAVAVAQFNGGPVQFGPAPTAARAQPQRHQQAPQQLRAQPAPVQHQPSAFQAPRFQAPQFAVPQGFRVSSEEQEEYRAPVRAAPRPQQAAPSIPQYQASYAAPAPKKPSGAPKGRGAPSKNLAALAAEFEEEEEEEEEARPDRLQELLPKSKFECDKKTTGYYADEGLGCEVFHYCQEGAKHSWVCPDGFTFHQVHLICMPPSHDNICAQSSQYFFVNDYLYQPVNAEEVARKPNTTLRYSDRYYPENDYPEQPAASRPVSKQAQQQHQQQQVQQQRRPAPAPARNQVFHTPEAVNIPLQQRRVPTPVQAAPARQQQQQQAYDTEEYEYDDFPYRQQG, from the exons ATGCAGCCATTCGCGACGTGGATTACGATTTGCTGTTGCGCGGCGGTAGCCGTAGCGCAGTTCAACGGCGGGCCCGTGCAATTCGGCCCCGCGCCCACCGCCGCCAGGGCCCAGCCCCAGCGCCACCAGCAGGCCCCCCAGCAGCTCAGGGCCCAGCCAGCCCCCGTCCAGCACCAGCCCTCTGCTTTCCAG gCTCCACGTTTCCAGGCGCCTCAGTTCGCGGTGCCGCAGGGCTTCCGTGTGTCTTCTGAGGAGCAGGAGGAGTACCGTGCGCCGGTGAGGGCGGCACCCCGGCCTCAACAGGCTGCGCCGAGCATCCCGCAGTACCAGGCTTCGTACGCCGCGCCGGCCCCCAAGAAGCCCTCTGGCGCGCCCAAGGGCCGTGGCGCCCCGTCCAAGAACCTAGCCGCGCTGGCCGCCGAGTTTgaagaggaagaggaggaagaggaggaggcgCGTCCCGACAGACTGCAGGAGCTGCTGCCCAAGAGCAAGTTCGAATGCGACAAAAAGACCACCGGATACTATGCTGACGAGGGGCTTGGATGCGAGGTCTTCCATTACTGCCAGGAGGGTGCCAAGCACTCCTGGGTCTGCCCTGATGGATTCACCTTCCACCag GTTCATTTAATCTGCATGCCGCCATCGCACGACAACATCTGCGCGCAGAGCTCGCAGTACTTCTTCGTGAACGACTACCTGTACCAGCCAGTGAACGCCGAGGAGGTTGCCAGGAAGCCCAACACGACCCTTCGTTACTCCGACAGGTACTACCCTGAAAACGATTACCCTGAGCAGCCCGCCGCCTCCAGGCCAGTCTCCAAGCAggctcagcagcagcaccagcagcagcaggtgcagCAGCAGAGGCGGCCCGCTCCCGCCCCCGCGCGCAACCAGGTCTTCCACACTCCTGAGGCCGTCAACATCCCCCTGCAGCAGCGCAGGGTGCCCACCCCCGTGCAGGCCGCCCCCgccaggcagcagcagcagcagcaggcgtaCGACACCGAGGAGTACGAATACGACGACTTCCCCTACAGGCAGCAgggataa